Within the Cyanobium sp. ATX 6F1 genome, the region CCCCTCGCCGCAGTGCGCTGGGCCCACCTGATCACCCCCAGGCATCAGCTCGACAAGAGCAAACCGCTGGCCTGGACCTGCGATCTGCTGCTACCCAATAGCGACGAGAGGGCGCAATCCTTCCTGCTGGCGATGGAGGATCAGTTCATCGCCCTGCATGGCAGCCGCAAACGCCGAGCGGAGAAGGGCTTCCCCTGGAAGGCCGACAAGGACAAGCCCAGCGAGCTCACCGTGGTGCGCTTCAAGGTGCCGCAGTTTCAGCGGCGCGATGGCTCCCTCTCCGAGGGGCCCCGCATCGTCGATTCCAAAAAGCAGCCCTGGGATGGGGCCGCCATCGGCAACGGCTCCAAGGTGATCGTCGCCTTCGACATCTACGACTGGGACGGCGAGAACGGCTGCGGCATGACCTTCCAGCCCAGGGCCGTCCAGGTCGTCGACTTCGTGCCCTACGAGCAGGTGGATCCCACCGACGGCTTCGACGAGCTGGATGGCTACTCCGCGGTCAACACATCCACCGACTCCGGCTCCAGCAGCTGGGCCGCCGATGACGACGAGGAGGCACCGTTCTGATGACCCACCTCCACAGCATCCGCGGCGGCGTAGGTGGTGCCCGGCCCCAGGGGGGCAAACCCCAGCTACCAGCTTTCTGCCGCACGCGCCGGCCCACCACCACCGTTTCTGTGAGCAGCCTGCGGGGGCTCTACCGGTTGGTGCTGCTGGTCCTGGTTTTCCAGCTGAGCACCCTGCTGCTGGTGATCGCCGGTCCTGTTCCGCCACGGCTGACCCCGGCCACCAACGCCTTCCGCCCAGAAGCCGGCACCGCTGCAGCCGGGACTTTTTCCGTCACACCGCATCCATACCGATGAAGAGCATCGTTTCCTCTCCGGCGTCCTTCGAGTTGGTGACCCGCTCGTGGGAAGGGACACCGATCAGCCGCCGAACGACGGATGGCTACGTCAATGCCACGGCGATGTGCAAAGCCAACGGCAAGCGGTGGAAGGACTACCGCGAATCGGATCGGTGCCAGCACTATCTGGACGCCCTGGAAAGCGTGGCCGGAATTTCCGTCCACGCTCTTGTGGAGTCCCGCTCAGGCGGTGCGGGCGGCGGCGGAACCTGGGTCCATCCCCAGGTCGCGGTCGACCTGGCTCGCTGGATCAGCGCACCCTTCGCGGTGTGGATGGACGGCTGGTTCTTGGAGAGCGTCCAGCAGGCTCAACCGGCACCGGTGGTGACACCCCATCCCAGACTCAGGGAAGCCGAGGTGATCGCCTTGGTGGAGATCAGTATCGGGCTTTTCGAGCGGCTCGGCGGTCTGGATCAGCGCGACGAGCTCCTGTTCAAGGACATCGTGCGCAGCAACGTGCTCACCGCGAGCTCGGGGATGTTGCCCGCCATCGCTGCAGACGACGAGCTGACCCTGGGTGATGCCTGGCTGGAGGTGTTCCAGCAGGTGCTGCCGCGCACGAAGTTCTGCTCAGCAGGAAAGCTCGTGGCTCAGGCCTATCGCCAGGAGTTCGGCCAAGAGCCGCCCTGCCGCCAACAATTCGTCGATGGCGCTCCCCGGCAGGTGAAGAGCTACCGCCGCTCCTGGCTGCTCGACACCCTCAAGCGCTTCCGGGCTCAGTTCGCAGGAAGCTGATGGAAACCCCGACAACGCCAACCCGTCAACGGGTTTGGGTGACGACAGCAGAGGCATGCGCAGCCATGGGCATGAGCCGTGAGACCCTTCGCCAGCTGCGGCTGAGGGGGGTGCTGGTTCCCGGCAAGCACTACCGCCGCTGGGGCTGCACCAAGGGCCGAGGGCCATTGCAATGGCACTTGGACAACGTCGAGGCCACCATCACAGGCTGGAGCAGGAAGAACCTGTGGGGATAGCAATTCGGGATGACGAGCATGGCCATGTCATGAGCCAGGCCCGCGTAACTGTTCCCAACAGGCCCGTGGATTGAGAATGGGTAAGGGTGGCCGGCTGCAGGCCAGCACGCCTTGATCGCCGGTCACGAACAGGTCTGCCTCGATCAAAACGGCACTGGCCACAACCCATTCGTCGTCTGCGTCAACGAGCCCAAGCTCCAGATGCTCCGGGGGTCTTGCCCCAACAGGCTGGTCGCGAAGGAGCTTCTCAATGGCTTCTATCTGGGCCGGCGGCAGTCGGCCTTTGCGGCCCAGAACATCCCTGAGCTCATCCAGCACCACCTCGCTGCTCACCAGGGTGTGTTCGGTGAGCACCAACCGCAGCAGATCGGAGCACAGGCCACGGGCCAGAAAAGCACTCACCAGCACGTTGGTGTCGAAGAAAACCCGCACGCCGATCAGGAGATGGCAGCGAACACGTCGTCATCAGTGAGCCAGCCGGCCGCCTCGCCAAAAGGCAGGGCCTGGCGCCGCAAGCGCTCAAAGCGCATCAGCTGAAGCTGCCGGCGCAGGGCGTCCCGCACGATGTCGCCGCGGGAGCGGCCGGTTTCAGCGCAGGCAGCTTCCAGCTCCTGCTCCAGCTTTTCTTCCAGGCGGATCGTCAGGGAGCAGCTCTTCATGCACCACATTGTATTGCGTCTGAATGGCCGATCCAACAGCAGCCAATCCAGCTTTGCTTGCTTGCCCTGGATCGCATTCAGAAAGCACCACCTCCACCGCGCCGTGCCAGCACCAAGGGCCGAGGCCCGCTGCAGTGGCATCTCGAGAACGTGGAGGCCACGATCACCGGCTGGAGCCGGCGCAATTTGCAGCTGTAGGGCACGCACCAGAGCGCCCAGTGGCCTGCTGAACTGCTGAATGCCTCGCGGCCATTTCAGATCGAGCGGCTGGCATAAGGCAACCGGCTGTTGATGAGCACCAACAGGCCCTCGCCACAGCCGAATCTCAAGGGCAGCGTGGTTGCTGCAGCATTGTGTTTCCCCGAGATCGGCCCGTCGATGCTCGAAGCCGAGCCGATTCGCTCCATTGACCCAGACAGCCTGGATGGCGGGGCGCTCTACAGGCTTTGCACCAGCCTGGTGGTGCCTCGGCCGATTGCCTGGGTGAGCACCATCAGCAGCGAGGGGCAACCCAACCTGGCGCCGTTCAGTTTCTTCAATGCCGTGAGTGATCAGCCGGCTGTGTTGATGCTGTCGATCGGTGCCAGACGCGACCGGGAAAAGGACACCCTGCGGAATATTCGCCAGACCCGCTGCTTGGCGGTTCATGTGGTGGATGAGCGGCTCGCCGGGGCCATGAACATCACAGCCACCGATTACCCAGCCGGCACCAATGAATTCGAGGCCGCTGCTCTGGCGGCTGTGCCAAGCAGCCGGATAGCGGCCCCACGCCTGCGGGATGCCGCCGCCTGCCTGGAGTGTGAGCTGCTCAAGCTGATCCCCGTGCCCGGCACCACGTTCACCATGGTGCTGGGCCAAGTGGTGATGCTGCACGTGCAGGAGCGTTGCCTAGGCCCCTCCGGTACCGCTTCTGCGGAAGCCCTCCGCCCGGTGGGCAAGTTGGCCTTAAACGACTACACGCGCCTGGGGGAGATGTTCGAGCTGGTGCGCCCAACGCTGGGTTGATGGCAGCACGAAAGCTTGGCCAGCAGCTGAGCGACGTGGTTGCTGTCATCTCAATAAAACGGCTCGCATGACAAGGGGCCGGTGCGGCTGCCATCACCACGGGGGCGAGCAACCGCAGACGCATAGCCGCTGAGCGGGAAGCCACGAGAGCACCCATGGGCTCAAGCAGGCACAGGACGGTTCGGAAAGCCTGTTCCTCCTTCTGCCCATGGCAGTCG harbors:
- a CDS encoding putative toxin-antitoxin system toxin component, PIN family, which translates into the protein MRVFFDTNVLVSAFLARGLCSDLLRLVLTEHTLVSSEVVLDELRDVLGRKGRLPPAQIEAIEKLLRDQPVGARPPEHLELGLVDADDEWVVASAVLIEADLFVTGDQGVLACSRPPLPILNPRACWEQLRGPGS
- a CDS encoding ribbon-helix-helix protein, CopG family — encoded protein: MKSCSLTIRLEEKLEQELEAACAETGRSRGDIVRDALRRQLQLMRFERLRRQALPFGEAAGWLTDDDVFAAIS
- a CDS encoding KilA-N domain-containing protein yields the protein MTRSWEGTPISRRTTDGYVNATAMCKANGKRWKDYRESDRCQHYLDALESVAGISVHALVESRSGGAGGGGTWVHPQVAVDLARWISAPFAVWMDGWFLESVQQAQPAPVVTPHPRLREAEVIALVEISIGLFERLGGLDQRDELLFKDIVRSNVLTASSGMLPAIAADDELTLGDAWLEVFQQVLPRTKFCSAGKLVAQAYRQEFGQEPPCRQQFVDGAPRQVKSYRRSWLLDTLKRFRAQFAGS
- a CDS encoding flavin reductase family protein, coding for MSTNRPSPQPNLKGSVVAAALCFPEIGPSMLEAEPIRSIDPDSLDGGALYRLCTSLVVPRPIAWVSTISSEGQPNLAPFSFFNAVSDQPAVLMLSIGARRDREKDTLRNIRQTRCLAVHVVDERLAGAMNITATDYPAGTNEFEAAALAAVPSSRIAAPRLRDAAACLECELLKLIPVPGTTFTMVLGQVVMLHVQERCLGPSGTASAEALRPVGKLALNDYTRLGEMFELVRPTLG